Proteins from one Desulfonema limicola genomic window:
- the sppA gene encoding signal peptide peptidase SppA → MSKKIIICAIAAIFILSGCISPKINVFNNGQSSLKEYTLEGTGDHKILVIQVRGNITNKPQKGVLKNKQGMVSGIVSQLRKAEKDKNIKAVLFEIDSPGGSVTASDILYHEIMEFKRKTGMVIVVSMINAAASGAYYISLPADMITAHPTTITGSIGVIYMRPVITGFMEKIGADLNITKTGKEKDMGSMFRKSTQEEEKIIQDIVDQLGNRFFDLVKKHRNLSEEKMKKISTARVWLAHEARKLGLIDKIGYLKDAVNSAKTLAELPDNSRLVIYRHAKYHDDNMYKSSGSDYLGHLSVVDLGIFNTAASMPAGFYYLWLAGSSPD, encoded by the coding sequence ATGTCAAAAAAGATTATTATTTGTGCAATAGCAGCAATATTTATTTTAAGCGGATGTATATCACCTAAAATAAATGTTTTTAACAATGGTCAGTCATCTTTAAAAGAATATACACTTGAAGGAACTGGAGACCATAAGATACTAGTAATCCAGGTACGGGGAAACATTACAAACAAACCCCAAAAAGGAGTTCTTAAAAATAAACAGGGCATGGTTTCAGGCATAGTATCCCAGTTGAGAAAAGCTGAAAAAGATAAAAATATCAAGGCTGTACTTTTTGAAATTGATTCTCCTGGAGGATCAGTTACAGCAAGTGATATACTTTATCATGAAATAATGGAATTTAAAAGAAAAACAGGTATGGTTATTGTTGTGTCAATGATAAATGCTGCTGCATCAGGAGCATATTATATATCTCTTCCTGCTGACATGATAACAGCTCATCCCACCACTATAACAGGTTCCATCGGGGTTATATATATGCGGCCTGTAATAACCGGATTTATGGAAAAAATAGGTGCTGATTTAAATATCACCAAAACAGGAAAAGAAAAGGATATGGGATCAATGTTTCGTAAAAGCACCCAGGAAGAGGAAAAAATAATACAAGATATTGTTGACCAGCTTGGAAACCGTTTTTTTGATCTTGTAAAAAAACACAGAAATTTAAGTGAAGAAAAAATGAAAAAAATATCCACAGCCCGTGTATGGCTTGCCCATGAGGCCAGAAAACTCGGGCTGATTGACAAAATAGGGTATTTAAAAGATGCTGTCAATTCAGCAAAAACCCTGGCAGAACTTCCTGACAATTCCAGATTAGTGATATACAGACACGCCAAATATCATGATGATAATATGTATAAATCTTCAGGCAGTGATTATTTGGGACACCTGTCTGTTGTTGACCTCGGGATTTTCAATACAGCAGCATCAATGCCTGCAGGCTTCTATTACCTCTGGCTTGCCGGTTCAAGTCCAGATTAA
- a CDS encoding ATP-dependent 6-phosphofructokinase — translation MIFEDVETFIPTLGTARISSPIRLWEKDRKQGFISDENRVVINVEPELLMEIIQSGKTPPSFETAGPRAKIYFDPSKLRCALVTCGGLCPGLNGIIRAIVLELYFGYGVRNIYGIRYGLQGFIPEYGHDVVDLNPDIVGSIIRKGGSFLGSSRGPQDVNEIIDCLERMNISTLFMIGGDGTLMAASKIADAITERGLKISVIGIPKTIDNDIYMVSRSFGFDTAVDVATQSIRTAHNEATGYPNGIGLIKLMGRHSGFIAATASLAQQDVNFVLIPEVDFDIDGSGGFLDTLEKRIKLRGHAVIVVAEGAGQNLFKDIQNSHDESGNVRLQDIGLFLKDAIISHFKKKNISISLKYIDPSYIIRSLPANSNDHVFCSFLGRDAVHAAMAGKTKMLIGHWNNHFVHIPMEASAGKRKKVNPCGKLWHSVLESTGQGSLKNG, via the coding sequence ATGATTTTTGAAGATGTAGAGACTTTTATCCCCACTCTGGGTACTGCCAGAATTTCTTCTCCAATACGGCTCTGGGAAAAAGATCGAAAACAGGGCTTTATTTCAGATGAAAACAGGGTTGTAATTAATGTTGAGCCTGAACTGCTCATGGAAATAATTCAATCAGGGAAAACTCCTCCTTCATTTGAAACAGCAGGCCCCCGTGCTAAAATATATTTTGATCCCAGCAAACTCAGATGCGCTTTAGTTACCTGCGGGGGTCTTTGCCCGGGTCTTAACGGTATTATCAGAGCCATAGTACTTGAATTATATTTTGGATATGGAGTACGCAATATCTACGGTATTCGTTACGGTCTTCAGGGTTTTATCCCTGAATATGGTCATGATGTTGTTGATCTTAATCCTGATATTGTAGGCAGCATTATAAGAAAAGGCGGCTCTTTCCTAGGCTCATCAAGGGGGCCTCAGGATGTAAATGAAATCATTGACTGTCTTGAACGCATGAACATCAGCACTCTTTTCATGATAGGCGGCGATGGAACCCTGATGGCAGCTTCTAAAATTGCAGATGCCATTACTGAAAGAGGTTTGAAAATCAGTGTTATAGGCATACCAAAAACCATTGATAATGATATTTACATGGTTTCACGCTCCTTTGGATTTGATACAGCAGTTGACGTGGCAACCCAGTCCATAAGAACCGCCCATAACGAAGCCACCGGCTATCCCAACGGAATAGGCCTGATTAAACTCATGGGAAGACATTCAGGATTTATTGCTGCTACTGCAAGCCTTGCCCAGCAGGATGTTAATTTTGTATTGATTCCTGAGGTGGATTTTGACATTGACGGCTCTGGAGGATTTCTTGATACACTGGAAAAAAGGATCAAGTTAAGGGGACATGCTGTAATTGTTGTGGCAGAAGGGGCTGGACAAAATCTGTTTAAAGACATTCAAAACAGCCATGATGAATCAGGAAATGTAAGACTTCAGGACATCGGTTTATTTTTAAAAGATGCTATTATATCCCATTTTAAGAAAAAAAATATCAGCATATCCCTGAAATATATAGACCCCAGCTATATTATAAGAAGCCTGCCGGCAAATTCCAATGACCATGTATTTTGCAGCTTTTTAGGAAGGGATGCTGTTCATGCTGCAATGGCAGGCAAAACAAAGATGCTCATAGGACACTGGAATAATCATTTTGTTCATATTCCCATGGAAGCTTCAGCAGGAAAGCGTAAAAAGGTAAACCCCTGCGGCAAGCTGTGGCACAGTGTGCTGGAATCAACAGGGCAGGGGAGTTTGAAAAACGGGTAA
- a CDS encoding TIGR01777 family oxidoreductase yields MKIFISGGTGFVGQNLSKQLLNAGHSVIASGTRPEQKNINHKNFLYLPADTTKTGEWQKAVGDSDAVVNLAGRNIFNYWTKSYKQDLYNSRILTTRNIVDALPDKDIVLCSASAVGFYGDCKNEIITENSPGADDFLAMLSKDWEAEALKAEAKGARVVLTRFGIILGKNGGAMKQMLPAFRFGLGGPLGRGSQWFPWIHADDITGTIIFILENHKIQGPVNLTAPGLIQQKDFAKILGSVLKRPAFMPAPGFMIKIIMGELGNVLLTGQKVMPEKLLKSGYSFKFPDIRTAVEDIIKSA; encoded by the coding sequence ATGAAAATATTTATCAGCGGCGGCACAGGATTTGTTGGACAAAATTTGTCAAAACAACTGCTTAACGCGGGACATAGCGTCATTGCATCGGGAACCAGGCCTGAACAAAAAAATATTAATCATAAAAATTTCCTTTATCTTCCTGCTGACACAACCAAAACCGGTGAATGGCAAAAAGCTGTTGGAGATTCAGATGCTGTTGTTAATCTGGCAGGAAGGAATATATTTAATTACTGGACTAAATCTTATAAACAAGACCTTTATAACAGCAGGATTTTAACCACCCGCAATATAGTTGATGCCCTGCCAGATAAAGATATTGTCCTGTGTTCTGCATCAGCAGTCGGTTTTTACGGAGACTGCAAAAATGAAATTATTACTGAAAACAGCCCCGGGGCTGACGATTTTCTTGCAATGCTTTCAAAAGACTGGGAAGCTGAAGCATTAAAGGCTGAAGCAAAAGGGGCAAGAGTCGTTTTGACACGTTTTGGCATAATTCTTGGCAAAAACGGGGGAGCCATGAAGCAGATGCTTCCGGCTTTCCGCTTTGGCCTGGGAGGTCCTTTGGGCAGGGGCAGTCAATGGTTTCCGTGGATTCACGCGGATGATATTACAGGTACAATAATATTTATACTTGAAAACCACAAAATTCAAGGTCCTGTAAATCTTACTGCTCCAGGTCTTATTCAACAAAAGGATTTTGCAAAAATTCTGGGCAGTGTTCTTAAAAGACCTGCATTTATGCCGGCTCCTGGGTTTATGATTAAAATAATTATGGGCGAACTCGGCAATGTTTTGCTTACAGGACAAAAAGTCATGCCTGAAAAGCTTTTGAAATCCGGTTATTCCTTTAAATTCCCTGACATAAGAACCGCTGTTGAAGATATTATCAAATCTGCATAG
- a CDS encoding HigA family addiction module antitoxin: MDKNEILSPITPGEVLYDDFMKPLGISINQLARDIVVPPNRISAIVNGKRGITADTALRLQRYFSVDAQFWLNLQAEYDLRIIKRKIWSDIEKRIIPIKRADIDPILAT; this comes from the coding sequence ATGGATAAAAATGAAATTCTTAGCCCAATCACTCCAGGTGAGGTATTGTATGATGATTTTATGAAACCGCTGGGAATCAGTATTAATCAGCTTGCCAGAGACATTGTTGTTCCGCCAAATAGAATAAGCGCTATTGTAAACGGCAAAAGGGGAATCACAGCAGATACTGCTCTCAGATTACAACGATATTTCAGTGTTGATGCCCAATTCTGGCTGAACCTTCAAGCAGAATATGATTTGAGAATTATCAAGCGTAAGATCTGGTCAGATATTGAAAAGCGAATTATTCCAATTAAAAGAGCAGATATTGATCCTATACTTGCAACTTAA
- a CDS encoding enoyl-CoA hydratase/isomerase family protein, with translation MALVEYLIDESAAIVTLNNDENVFNPDFLNAFLNVLDEIEKNTQTTALVVKSAHEKIFSNGIDLQWLIPVIQKNDIQGAKDFFYLLNKVFKRTLTCPMITIAAITGHSFAGGAIWSCAFDFRFMRSDRGFFCFPEVDLGIPFLPGMLGLLKKAIPMYKLEEMHHLGTRLTAKECEQHHIITKAYHIDELVGQAVGFAKTINKKREVVKEMKARLYKDIVHALDVEDVPYIESGKFNIG, from the coding sequence ATGGCACTTGTTGAATATCTTATAGATGAATCTGCTGCAATTGTTACATTGAACAATGATGAAAATGTTTTTAATCCTGATTTTTTAAATGCTTTTTTAAATGTATTGGATGAAATTGAAAAAAATACACAAACAACTGCACTTGTTGTTAAATCTGCCCATGAAAAAATTTTTTCCAATGGAATTGATCTGCAATGGCTGATTCCTGTTATACAAAAAAACGATATTCAGGGAGCAAAGGATTTCTTCTATCTTTTAAACAAGGTTTTTAAACGGACCCTGACCTGCCCCATGATTACAATTGCTGCTATTACAGGTCATTCCTTTGCCGGGGGTGCTATCTGGAGCTGTGCTTTTGATTTCAGGTTCATGCGTTCAGACAGGGGCTTTTTCTGTTTTCCAGAGGTTGATCTGGGAATTCCTTTTCTCCCTGGAATGCTGGGACTGCTCAAAAAAGCTATTCCCATGTATAAACTGGAAGAAATGCACCATCTTGGCACACGCCTGACTGCAAAAGAATGTGAACAGCATCATATTATCACCAAAGCATATCATATTGATGAACTTGTTGGCCAGGCTGTGGGATTTGCAAAAACTATAAATAAAAAGCGTGAAGTTGTTAAAGAAATGAAAGCAAGGCTTTATAAAGATATTGTACATGCTCTGGATGTGGAAGATGTGCCTTATATTGAATCAGGAAAATTTAATATTGGTTAA
- a CDS encoding DNA adenine methylase produces MSKTPKRYNKYIEAFFGGGALFFALEPDKAIISESNPELVNLYNTVSNNMDFHSDNLGINFLQF; encoded by the coding sequence TTGTCCAAAACCCCAAAAAGATATAACAAATACATTGAAGCTTTTTTTGGAGGCGGGGCTTTATTTTTTGCATTAGAACCGGATAAAGCTATAATTTCCGAATCAAATCCTGAACTGGTAAACCTGTACAATACAGTTTCAAATAACATGGATTTTCATTCAGATAATTTAGGTATCAACTTTTTGCAATTTTAA
- a CDS encoding KpsF/GutQ family sugar-phosphate isomerase has translation MIIHHAKQVLKTEAEGILKLIDNIDDNFSEMVEIICKTQGRLIVAGIGKSGIIGRKFVATFNSTGTRSMFLHPVEAMHGDLGMVCPDDILLALSNSGETDELNILIPSIRNIGCKIISFTGNINSTLAQNSDIVINVGVEKEACPMGLAPTTSTTALLAMGDALAVSLINKKQFKSSDFKKIHPGGALGQRLSKKVSDFMLTDESLPWVHEDTDMAEVLNIIDRVNIGVCLVVKPDKTLAGIITDGDIRRMLVKREPLFELSAQKVMTQNPKNVRPDTPAFDALNLMEAFEITVLPITDINGVVLGILHLHDILGKGEFKFNGS, from the coding sequence ATGATTATCCATCATGCAAAACAAGTTTTAAAAACCGAAGCAGAAGGTATTTTAAAGCTTATTGATAATATTGATGATAATTTCAGTGAAATGGTTGAAATTATCTGTAAAACTCAGGGCCGCCTGATTGTTGCCGGTATAGGAAAATCAGGAATAATAGGCCGGAAATTTGTTGCAACCTTTAACAGCACAGGCACCAGATCTATGTTTTTGCATCCTGTTGAAGCCATGCACGGGGATCTGGGAATGGTTTGCCCTGATGATATACTGCTTGCACTTTCAAACAGCGGTGAAACAGATGAACTAAATATCTTGATTCCCAGTATCCGAAATATTGGATGTAAAATCATTTCTTTTACCGGCAATATTAATTCAACCCTGGCTCAAAACAGCGATATTGTAATTAATGTAGGTGTGGAAAAAGAAGCATGCCCAATGGGGCTGGCTCCTACCACAAGCACAACAGCGCTCCTTGCAATGGGAGATGCCCTTGCTGTGAGCCTGATTAATAAAAAACAATTTAAATCAAGTGATTTTAAAAAAATTCATCCAGGGGGCGCTCTTGGGCAGAGGCTTTCCAAAAAGGTTTCTGATTTTATGCTTACTGATGAATCCCTTCCCTGGGTGCATGAAGATACAGATATGGCAGAGGTTCTTAATATCATAGACCGTGTAAATATAGGTGTGTGCCTTGTTGTAAAACCAGACAAAACCCTGGCAGGCATTATTACTGACGGAGATATAAGACGTATGCTGGTAAAAAGAGAACCCCTATTTGAATTATCAGCCCAAAAGGTAATGACTCAAAACCCAAAAAATGTCAGGCCCGACACACCTGCTTTTGATGCGCTTAATCTAATGGAGGCTTTTGAAATAACCGTACTTCCCATAACAGATATCAATGGTGTTGTTCTTGGTATCTTGCATCTTCATGATATACTTGGAAAAGGTGAATTTAAATTTAACGGCTCATAA
- the mazG gene encoding nucleoside triphosphate pyrophosphohydrolase produces MEFKHYKSLDTIIERLRGENGCPWDRKQTPETMMIYLIEEVYELAEAIESENHDAICEELGDVLFQLLFIAKLFQEKNHFNMEDAARINAEKMINRHPHVFGDVKVKDTKEIRENWQKIKMKEKNHSAQKSILESIPANLPALMRAYRVSERAAGTGFDWDNISGVMDKVEEEWAELKAELGKNGDGKRTEEVSLEFGDVLFTLVNVARFAKIHPETALTDSTRKFEKRFKHMEEAVSAAKRKINETSRSEMDQLWENAKVEVKN; encoded by the coding sequence GTGGAATTTAAACATTACAAATCATTAGACACCATAATTGAAAGACTTCGCGGGGAAAACGGCTGTCCCTGGGATCGAAAACAAACCCCTGAAACCATGATGATCTATCTTATTGAAGAGGTTTATGAACTGGCGGAAGCCATTGAATCCGAAAATCATGATGCCATATGCGAGGAACTTGGGGATGTTCTTTTTCAGCTTTTGTTCATTGCCAAATTATTCCAGGAAAAAAACCATTTTAACATGGAAGATGCAGCCCGTATAAATGCAGAAAAAATGATAAACCGGCATCCCCATGTTTTTGGTGATGTTAAAGTTAAAGATACAAAAGAAATAAGAGAAAACTGGCAGAAGATAAAAATGAAGGAAAAAAATCACTCTGCCCAGAAATCCATATTGGAATCCATACCTGCAAATCTTCCGGCCCTGATGCGTGCCTACCGCGTATCTGAACGCGCAGCAGGAACCGGCTTTGACTGGGACAATATTTCAGGGGTCATGGACAAGGTGGAAGAAGAATGGGCAGAACTAAAAGCCGAACTTGGAAAAAACGGAGACGGCAAAAGAACTGAAGAAGTATCCCTGGAATTCGGGGATGTATTATTTACCCTTGTAAATGTGGCAAGATTTGCAAAAATCCACCCGGAAACAGCCCTTACAGACTCCACAAGAAAATTTGAAAAAAGATTTAAGCACATGGAAGAGGCTGTATCAGCGGCCAAAAGAAAAATCAATGAAACCTCTCGCAGTGAAATGGATCAATTGTGGGAAAATGCAAAGGTTGAGGTTAAAAATTGA
- a CDS encoding TIGR04255 family protein has protein sequence MKIPEKISPNPIIDFVIDIKFLPKQPPDAVFGLIYNLIQSKFGNIVKLPILQVPDEIRNKDQNLLYQPYYRLTNDQFVLQIGPRILALSAPKYPGWDIVINEAMNIFQAINKIQLFDKINRIGIRYVNFFKENIFENSELSLIMKGKNLSSEKTFFRTEITNNNYKSLIQISNSANINNKLGSVIDIDTSLSDIKSNEDIISQIDSFLSEGHELCKELFFGLIKEDYLLQFNPKYDK, from the coding sequence TTGAAAATTCCTGAAAAAATTAGCCCAAATCCTATTATTGATTTTGTTATAGATATAAAATTTTTACCAAAACAACCGCCTGATGCAGTATTTGGACTAATTTACAATCTCATCCAATCTAAATTTGGAAATATTGTAAAATTGCCAATTTTACAAGTTCCAGATGAAATAAGGAATAAAGATCAAAACTTGTTATATCAACCTTATTATAGATTAACAAATGATCAATTTGTTTTACAAATTGGTCCTCGTATTTTAGCTTTATCCGCTCCAAAATATCCAGGTTGGGATATTGTAATAAATGAGGCTATGAATATATTTCAAGCGATAAACAAAATACAATTATTTGATAAAATTAATCGGATTGGTATAAGGTATGTTAATTTTTTTAAAGAAAATATTTTTGAAAATAGTGAGTTGTCATTAATCATGAAGGGAAAAAATCTTTCAAGTGAAAAGACTTTTTTTAGGACTGAAATAACAAATAATAACTATAAAAGTTTAATTCAGATTTCAAATAGTGCAAATATAAATAATAAATTAGGATCAGTTATTGATATTGATACATCTTTATCTGATATTAAATCAAATGAAGATATTATTTCACAAATAGATAGTTTTTTATCTGAAGGCCATGAACTTTGTAAGGAATTATTTTTTGGGCTAATTAAGGAAGACTATCTTTTACAATTTAACCCAAAATATGATAAATAA
- a CDS encoding DUF4468 domain-containing protein, whose translation MKIFKTIKLLIIMLLMVWGCAGQPAPEPAPPDDLIIRRVSVIPGFTKKQLFDASKKWVAQSFSDSIDIIQYANSSKGIVIGKTFIPHERPNRLSTPDHYECRFTIMAETKDQKIRTTFKDFYLMSAFGPQIILKSDMEVIRPKLENTVNALISSFSAIVQEENW comes from the coding sequence ATGAAAATTTTTAAAACAATAAAGCTGCTGATAATTATGCTTTTAATGGTTTGGGGATGTGCAGGTCAACCTGCTCCTGAACCAGCACCCCCTGATGATCTAATCATTAGAAGGGTTTCAGTTATTCCAGGTTTTACAAAAAAACAATTGTTTGATGCCTCTAAAAAATGGGTAGCTCAGAGCTTTTCAGATTCAATAGATATTATACAATATGCTAATAGTTCCAAAGGAATAGTTATTGGCAAAACCTTTATACCCCATGAACGTCCCAACAGATTATCCACTCCTGATCATTATGAATGCAGATTTACTATCATGGCTGAAACCAAGGATCAAAAAATCAGGACTACTTTTAAAGACTTCTATCTTATGTCTGCTTTTGGACCTCAAATAATTTTAAAATCAGATATGGAGGTAATCAGGCCTAAACTGGAAAATACAGTTAATGCTTTGATTTCCTCTTTTTCAGCAATTGTACAGGAAGAAAACTGGTAA
- a CDS encoding DUF4197 domain-containing protein: MKHKPVLITALACSLFLISLSASLASDLGNTIKDVAGSLMNTSQEEPASSVSSGDNDKTVLGLKEALVVGIQNAVKKAGTENGFYGNDAIKIMLPEKLQKVDSFIRQAGGEQLSDALIKKMNQAAEKSVPQALDIFSKGIQDMKIDDALTLLSGKENAATKYLEDTTSESLKSSFYPVIKTTMEELGAVKLYNDYIGKYESNPLMKIAGLEVDINKYVTDKSVDGLFLMVAEEEGNIRKNPEARVTDLLKDVFGK; encoded by the coding sequence ATGAAGCATAAACCTGTTTTAATTACAGCACTGGCATGTTCTTTATTTTTAATATCTTTATCAGCATCACTGGCATCAGACCTGGGAAATACAATAAAAGATGTGGCAGGCAGCCTTATGAATACCAGTCAGGAAGAACCTGCAAGTTCAGTCTCGTCAGGAGATAATGATAAAACAGTTCTGGGGCTGAAGGAAGCCCTTGTTGTTGGAATTCAAAATGCTGTTAAAAAAGCTGGAACTGAAAACGGGTTTTATGGAAATGATGCAATAAAGATCATGCTTCCTGAAAAACTTCAAAAAGTTGATTCCTTTATCCGTCAAGCAGGAGGGGAACAATTATCAGATGCTTTAATAAAAAAGATGAACCAGGCCGCAGAAAAATCAGTGCCCCAGGCTCTTGATATATTTTCCAAAGGAATACAGGATATGAAGATTGACGATGCCTTAACCCTTCTTTCAGGAAAGGAAAATGCAGCAACCAAATATCTTGAAGACACAACCTCTGAATCCCTGAAATCATCTTTTTATCCTGTTATTAAGACTACAATGGAAGAGCTTGGGGCAGTCAAGCTTTATAATGATTATATCGGGAAATATGAATCTAATCCTCTTATGAAGATAGCCGGCCTGGAAGTGGATATAAATAAATATGTTACAGATAAAAGTGTTGACGGGCTGTTTTTGATGGTAGCAGAGGAAGAAGGAAATATCAGGAAAAATCCTGAAGCCCGGGTTACTGATTTATTAAAAGACGTGTTTGGGAAATAA
- a CDS encoding glycosyltransferase family 9 protein: MNILIIKLSAIGDVIHTLPALNAIKNHYPDSKITWVVEEAAASIVKDHEALDRVLVSKRKKWIKGLVKKSSRPGSVKAILSFIKELRDTEYDLVIDFHQLLKSGILVWLTKGRVKAGFDKGMQHMEYSYIFLNKPISPVSMEHHALSRGLMLIESLGIPAKQVEYRLPVSLEHRQEIEKILEKNKIKNSRMLIAINPVAQWKTKLWENKKFSQLADCLIKTYKADIIFTGGPDDLPVVQEIMNSMKEKAVNLAGKTTLKTLAALYEKTRFLISTDTGPMHLCASVGTPVIALFGPTAPWRTGPFGPNHEVIRLGLECSPCFKRRCYRKDIMCMKGIRVKDVMDRVINYTFPI; the protein is encoded by the coding sequence ATGAATATCCTTATAATAAAATTAAGCGCCATAGGCGATGTAATTCACACCCTTCCTGCATTAAATGCCATAAAAAACCATTATCCTGATTCAAAAATAACCTGGGTGGTTGAAGAAGCAGCAGCTTCCATAGTAAAAGACCATGAAGCCCTTGACCGTGTCCTGGTTTCAAAAAGAAAAAAATGGATAAAAGGACTGGTCAAAAAATCTTCAAGACCTGGAAGCGTTAAGGCAATCTTATCTTTTATCAAAGAACTCAGAGATACTGAATATGATCTTGTCATAGATTTTCATCAACTTTTAAAAAGCGGTATTCTTGTCTGGCTCACAAAAGGCAGGGTAAAAGCCGGGTTTGACAAAGGAATGCAGCACATGGAATACAGCTATATTTTTTTAAACAAACCCATTTCTCCTGTGAGCATGGAACATCACGCCCTGTCAAGGGGTCTAATGCTTATAGAATCCCTGGGAATCCCTGCAAAACAAGTGGAATACAGGCTTCCAGTCAGCCTTGAACACAGGCAGGAAATTGAAAAAATCCTGGAAAAAAACAAGATTAAAAACAGCAGAATGCTTATTGCCATAAACCCGGTTGCCCAGTGGAAAACTAAATTATGGGAAAATAAAAAATTTTCTCAACTGGCAGACTGTCTTATAAAAACATATAAAGCTGACATAATATTTACAGGAGGCCCTGACGACCTGCCTGTTGTCCAGGAAATAATGAACAGCATGAAAGAAAAAGCAGTTAATCTGGCAGGAAAAACCACTTTAAAAACCCTGGCAGCACTTTATGAAAAAACCAGATTTTTAATATCCACAGACACAGGCCCAATGCACCTTTGCGCATCTGTGGGAACCCCTGTAATAGCTCTTTTCGGCCCAACTGCCCCCTGGCGTACAGGTCCCTTTGGACCAAACCATGAAGTCATCCGCCTGGGCCTGGAATGCAGCCCGTGCTTTAAGCGCAGGTGTTATAGAAAAGATATTATGTGCATGAAAGGAATCAGGGTAAAAGATGTTATGGACAGGGTAATAAATTACACTTTTCCAATTTAA
- a CDS encoding nitroreductase family protein, with the protein MTDLNEIIKGRRSIRKYEEKDVSDETLTQILDAVRWSPSWTNCQCWDIVVVKDIDTKEKLRQTIAPKNPAVKAIVNAPVVLALCGKTGISGYYDNQAATKFGDWFMFDLGIAAQTLCLKAYELGLGTVIVGLLDHDRAKDVLKVPETHELAALIPLGYPAKISKAPKRKEINEFTHYENF; encoded by the coding sequence ATGACTGACTTAAACGAGATTATAAAAGGAAGGCGGAGTATTCGCAAATATGAAGAAAAAGATGTATCTGATGAAACCTTAACCCAGATTCTTGATGCTGTCAGATGGTCTCCTTCCTGGACTAACTGCCAGTGCTGGGATATTGTTGTTGTAAAAGATATAGATACAAAAGAAAAACTCAGGCAGACCATTGCCCCGAAAAACCCGGCTGTAAAAGCAATTGTTAATGCACCAGTAGTGCTTGCTCTTTGCGGAAAAACCGGCATTTCAGGATATTATGATAATCAGGCAGCAACAAAGTTTGGAGACTGGTTTATGTTTGACCTGGGAATTGCTGCCCAGACCCTCTGCCTTAAAGCTTATGAACTTGGCCTTGGCACTGTTATTGTCGGCCTGCTGGATCATGACAGGGCAAAGGATGTTTTAAAAGTTCCTGAGACCCATGAACTTGCAGCACTGATTCCCCTTGGTTATCCTGCTAAAATTTCCAAAGCACCAAAACGCAAAGAAATCAACGAGTTTACTCATTATGAAAATTTTTAA
- a CDS encoding type II toxin-antitoxin system RelE/ParE family toxin, whose product MRVRRFQSFERQARKRLMVLNAAPTLESLMLIPGNKFHSLSGNRKGQYSISINKQWRICFEWNDGHVYNVEITDYH is encoded by the coding sequence CTGCGAGTACGCCGCTTTCAATCTTTTGAAAGGCAAGCGAGAAAGCGACTTATGGTATTAAATGCTGCTCCCACACTTGAATCTCTTATGCTAATCCCTGGGAACAAATTTCATTCTCTAAGCGGAAACAGAAAAGGTCAGTATTCAATCAGCATTAATAAACAATGGAGAATATGTTTCGAATGGAATGACGGACATGTGTATAATGTTGAAATAACAGATTATCATTGA